The genomic window cggtttacattaaacaaggggtgaataaaatgagagaaTACAATAAAACTTTGACCAGTGCGAAGCTAGaaatgttgcagttacaataaaacagggatgtacacaactgggagcCGAAAAAGAAATAGGCGATAGGAAATTTAACaaaaagagcaattatttacaatgataTGATATTTACTATGTAATTGTAATTTTTTACAGTGTAATGTTAAAGTCTGATAGTAAATTGATGGTGAGTTAGGGTttagttggggtctggaaaggctttcttaaataaccatgttttgagccttttcctgaaagttagtaGGCTGTTACCATTAAGGTCCACTTCATCATCTCCATGACTAAACTTTAGAACCCACCAAACAAATTTGTAAGTGATGACTCTTAAACAATGTGGAAACTGCCTACCATCATTCTGTGTACCCTGTAAGGTGTTACGATATTATGGAATGAGATTGCATGGCCTAATGCTTAGCACAgtaggctgcaaaccagggaaaccagcattcaaatcccacttccctcACTGACAatccttttgaccttgggcagGTTACTTTTTctctcattgcctcaggtacccattAGATTGTTAGCTCTTTATAACAgggatttatatttttattttaaaaagtttatatacTACATACTAACAAACAACGCCTAAGGACTTATAGCACCTGAACTCTAATAATGCTGTAACCTGTGTTGAGTAGGGGGCCTCAACccagttggattttcaaaattttcacaatgaatatgattgaggtctatttGCATACACAGcctacattgtatgcaaatagatcttatgcatattcattctggaaatCCTGACAACTGTTGCAACGGCCAGAGGTGGTATTGGCgacaccattgggaggcgaggcaaAGCAGGAagcggaggctgactggagcttcaccagtaccagctcttgttccccacaggttgagcccttgggtgcttgggctggctggacttaggcaggcctccacGTGGTTGATCCCAATGGAGGTGTCCAGAAGCAGAGTGCCGGGAGGCAGCGGAGATAGAGGGTCCCAGTAGGGTGAGGTGAGAGCCAAAGTCGAATCCAGACAGAGGTCGAGGCTggcggctggagacaagatcTGGTTCGGTTGAGTAGTCGAAGGCAAGTGGCTAAAGGCGAGGTCAGGTTCAGGTCTGGATCAAGCCAAGAAAGTCCGTCTGAAGgtagagcaggaacaggagctggagcaggaactggagctggaacgcatactggatcaggaactggaactggaacaggtactggaaaaGGAACTGGAGCAGCAACAAAGTGCACAACAGAGAAGTgtggagacttgttgccaagaCAAGCTCTGAGCATctgagcctgccttaaatagtggaGCTGGTTGACATCATCACCTGGGGCTGCAGGAGGCTTTCccactgcagcccctttaaatcccagagAGGCGCGCACACGTGCGCCTAAGGCCAACAGGTCAGAGAGGAGGAGGCAGCGGCTTTTCTCTGTGCTGCACACGGGGAGGCCTGGTTGGCCCCGGAGGAACTCACAGCAGCACAGGAGGGTCCTCAGAACACGGAGGGAGCACGGGCGCGAGGGCGACTGCCCACCACTGCCAAGGAGATTGGGGAAGCTCTAGGGGCCTGGCATTGGGGGGTAGTGAGCCCTGCCATGGGCCTGCCATGGCCAGGGagcacaacagtacctccccctttcgccccctcctggaggtctggGCTTACTCGAATGGGTTGTATGGAATTGCTGGAGGAGacctttatcaaggatattagttgcgggttcccaggagttttcttctgggccgtatccctcccaagagaggagatactcccaacgGCAGCTTCTCTTTTGGTCGTCCAGGATTTCTTGTACGCGATAAAGGGTGTCAGCTTCAGAGACAAGATTTGAGGGCTCAGAAGTTCTGCGAGAAGGCCAGGAAAGCACCAATGGCTTGAGTAGGGACACATGGACTCCCAGCGTGGGTGGAAGATGGAGCTGATAAATCACTGGGCCGATGTGTCAAGTGACTGGAAATGGACTGATATATCTGGGGGGCGAAATGCTGTGAAGGAAGCTTCAGATGAATATGGCACATACTCAGCCATACCCTGTTGCCAGGCTGGAACTCTGGGGCTGGTCTTCAAAGAGCAGCTGAAGATTTCTTGGCATGTGCAGCCGCTTGTTGCAGTCTTTGGTTCATGGGGGTCCACAGAGCATGAAGGACATCCGCAGTTGCTTGGGCTGCTGGAGAAGGGACTGTGAGGGGTATTGGTAGAGGTGGCCGTGGTTGTCTCCCATATACCATGGAGAAAGGGGAGGCTCCCATGGCTGTAGAGACATGTGAGttatgagaaaactctgcccacagAAGCAGTTGAGCCCAGTTATCCTGTTGGTCATTGGAATACAAATGCATAAACAACTTGAGAGAGTGATTCATATGCTCAGCTTGGCCATTGCCTGAGGTGGTAGTCCATAGTAAATCCAACTGATataccaaatttcttgcacagggaACACCAATAGCAGGTGACAAATTGAGGTCCTCTGTCCGAGGTGATATGTTCAGGTAATCCGTGGAGATGGAATATGTGCAAGAAGAGCAGGTATGCCAGTTCAGGTGTAGAGGGCAATCTAGGAAGCGGGATAAAGTgaaccatcttggagaacctgcccATAACCACCCAGATAATGGTATTGCCATTAGATGCAGGAAGGTCCACCATGAAGTTGGTAGacatgtgggtccagggctccctCTGGGCTgacaatggctgtaacagcccccagggttgaCCCACAGGTGATTTTTGATGCACGCACGTGAGGCAGGAATCCACATAAGCTTGAGTATCCAAAGACATGGTTGACTACCAATAGTAATGTTGAAGAAGGGACAATGTCTGTGCGCATCCGGGGTGTCCGGCAACTCAAGGGGTTGTGTGCCCACTATAAGCATCTTTTCACGGAGTCTGCGGGGTACCACTGTCTTCCCTGCAGGCACGTTCACGACAGCAGACAGGTAAATACAAGCCAGGTCATTATTATGCTGAGGCTCTTCCTGGGAATCTTTGGCCTCAAAGGAGTGGGATAATGCATTGGCTTGTAAATTCTTTTCTATAGGGCGATAATGTAAATCAAAATTAAACCGGGTGAAGAACAATGCCCAGTGGGCATGGTGTGAATTCAGACGCTGGGCATGTAGGGGTGCTCtaggttcttatgatctgtaaatattgtaaaccgatgttgGGCACCCTCCAGCCAGGAGCGCCATTCTTCCAGGGCGAGCTTAATTGGATAGCTTGGCGATGGGTGGTAATATCTTTGAAAAAACAAGTATGTTGTCcaagtatgttcttatgttcttaagtaggcGACGACTTTCATATACAGCAGATCATGGAATATCTAATTTATCATGCActgatattcataatgcccgtctttggtattgaaggtggttttccagatgtcttctggGCGTATGCGAATCGCATTGTAAGCTTCTCGCAGGTCTAATTTATTAAAGATGGTGGCCCCTTGAAGACGATCAAATAGTTCATTCATTAACGGTAGAGGGTACTTGTCCTTTTGAGTTATGGCATTTAGACCATGATAATCAATACATGGTTGTAAGAATCCATCCTTCTTAGTAATGAAAAAGAAGCATGCACCAGCAGGCGACATGGATGGGCGAATATATCCCGTAGCCAAGTTCTCACAGATGTAATCCGACAGAGATGTAATCCGGTACAGAGAGAGGATAGGTTCTGTCCCTGGGAGGCAATGTTCCAGGCAAGAGGTTGATGGGACAATCAAACTCCCgatgtggaggaaggatgtcagccttCTGTTTGCAGAAGACATCCTCAAGTCAGCGTAAGGCGCTGGAATGCCTGAGATGGTAGCAGCCAGCAGGAGCATGGAGGGTGGTTTCACCTTTCTTAAACAGGAGTGGTGGCAGGAAGGACTCCACTCAGGACAGTTTGCAGTGTCTCCAATCGAACTGCAGAGAGTGAATCTGAAGCCAGGGTAGGGCTAAGCACTAATGGGTGGATGGGATTTGTCTAGTATGAAGAATCAGCTTCCTCCTCTTGCCAAAGTTCCAgtctgaagacaaacaggaacagTAACTTGTGTAATCCTCCCAGGTAACAGGTCACCATAAATGGAGGTGATGAGTAACAGTATCTCAATGGCGTGAGTAGGGATACCTAAGTGTATGGCAGATCCTTCATAGGAAATTTCCGCCGGCTCCTGAGTCAACCAAAGCCAGGGTAGGAAAAGAGCAGGAATTCTAGGTCAGGGTAACTGGAAGTGTCAGCTGGGGGGCCAGAGAAATAGCGCCCCAGTTCAGAACCCCTACAGAACTTAGGCCAACAAGCTTCCTGGATGGATGGGACAAGAAGACAGATGATGTCCTGCAGCCCCGCAAATCAAGCACAGGCCTGAATGTCTCCTCCTGAGGTGCTCTTCCGGGGTAAGACATTCATGCCCAAACCGCATAGGCTCCTCGAGTTTGTTAGGAGGTGGAGCTCTGCTAGCAGTGGGCCCCtcagagggaggagaagaggagcgtTCTGCAGCTAGGCAATGAGGCACTCAGGCCTCCCGGTAGCACTCCTGGAGGCAATGAGGCCCTTGAGAGAGGTCACTAGTTCACAGGCTGCAAGCTCATCCTTGAGCTGAGGTGAAAGACCATCTAGGTAAATGGATCggaggcaatcttcttgccagcTCAGCTCAGTTGCTAGGGTGCAAAGCTCAATAGTATATTCGTTAAGCGCCCATCAGCCCTGCTGCAGGTGTAGAAGGTCTGAACTTGCCTTTGCCTGCCTTCCTGGATTATCAAACATCCGTTGGAAGGTGCAAACAAATCACGGTaactcttggagaagagattctACTctctcccataagggagaagcccaagccaatgCCTTACCTTCCAGATGAGAAAGGATGAAGGTTACCTTTGTGATGTCATCCTGGAATATGGAAGCTGCAAAgcgaactgcatgtagcattggtttatgAAACCCCTACAAAGCTTCGGGTCACCATTAAAATGGGGCAGAGCAGGTAGGGAGAGTGAAGCTCTGACCGAAGTAGCCTGTGCCGGGGAACTGGATGAGACTGGCATGGAAGCCACTGGGGCTGGATAAGAGTCCAGACGAGTATTGACAAGCTCTATGGATGTAgccaatgcctcaaggaactgctgctgttcctagATCTTCAGTGCCAGGCCTGGAGGCTTGATGGCTCTGCTGGGTCCTTGGCCTTGGCAActtgttgcggaggtggacccctgaTCTGAGGTGGTGTTTGCTCCACCCAAGGAGAaaacccccatgggtccccaccgtcaggaggcaagACCAAGCAggaagcggaggccgactggagcttcgccaataccagcccttgttccccacaggttgagcccttgggtaccgggatcggctggacttaggtgggcctctgcgtggttGATCCCAATGGAGGTGTCCAGAAGCAGAGTGCTAGGAGGCAGCGGGGATGGAGGATTCCAGTAGGGCAAGACGAGAACTGAAGTCGAGTCAGACAGAGGGCTGGCGGCTGGAGACAGGGTCTGGTTTGGCTGAGTAGTCAAAGGCAGGTGGCTAAAGGCGAGATCAGGTCTGAGCAAAGGGTTGAAGGCAGGTGGCTGAAGACGAGGTCAGGTCCGAGCAAAGGGTCGAAGGCAGGTGGCTGAAGATGAGGTCAGGTCCGAACATAGGGTCGAAGGCATGCTGCTCAAGGCGAGGTCAGGTGCAGGTCTGGGTCAAGCCAAGGAAGTCCGTCCGAACATAGAGCAGGAACAGgtacaggagctggagcaggaactggagctggaacgggtactggatcaggaactggaaactggaacaggtagtggaacaggaactggagcagcaaCAAAGCGCATGACAGAGAAGCGTGGAGACCTGCTGCCAAGACAAGCTCTGAGTGTCTGCCTTAAATAGTGGAGCTGGTTGACGTCATCACCTGGGGATGCGGGAGgctttcccgctgcggcccctttaaatgccaGAGAagcgcacatgcacgcacaccTAAGACCAAGAGTCCGAAGAGGAGGAAGTAACGGCATCTCCCTGCGCTGCATGTGGGGAGGCCTGGTTGGCTCCAGAGCAACTCGAGGCAGCACAGGACGGTTTCGGGAACATGGAGGGAACATGGGCATGGAGGCAACTGCCCACTGCCACCAAGGAGGTCGGGCCAGCTCCGGGGGCCCGGTGTCGGGGGTGAGTGAGCGCAGCTGCAGACCTGCTATGGCCGGGAAACGCAGCAACAACATGATTGGGTTGCAGCCTTCAAGGACCAAGTTTGGGGATATCTGACCTTAGCATCATTTGAAAGGCAGGCTAGAAATCATAACATTATTATTATGAACTACTTTACCTGCTACTGCTTAGCTCCTCTCTTGTCACTGCTGCCAAAAATACTCCTAATCCTAGTAAGCAAAATTATAATAGTACTGGCATATCAATAGGAAGGAAACAAATCCAGAGCTAGGATTACTAGatggctccaggtcatcagggtcaggttcaagcagTTCTGGTTTGCCTCATTGCATGGATACTGCAGTTTTTCAGTTCCTGTAATAAAATCAGGCACTACAAGTACAGTAATGCAATGGGGTGTAACAGCGTATTCTATTctggtttatttattatttttatataccgacattcgatctgagatatcacatcgttTACAttccaggtactgtaggtatttccctatccccagagggcttacaatctaagtttgtacctcctgaggcaatggagggtaaagtgccttgccccaaggtcacaaggagcgatcagcgggactcgaaccctggtctccttaGGGAGGATgaatagtggttagagcaggggctTACGACTGGGAACCCCATGCAGAGGTTGAAGACAATGTGTGTTTTCTTCATTAGGAACTTCAGTAAATTATTATATTTCAATCAATTCATTTGAGAGGTTTTTCTCACAGATCTAAATATGGTGAGAAAGCTTTATGGGATAAGGGCCTGAATTCTAATGTCAgtgcacaaacacagacacacgcCTCTGTACACATAATATTTTGTCTCCTATTATGGAAAAAGAAATTTCTGGCACACTCTTTGGAGAGAACTTTAAGACAAAGTAAGGTGTggttcaaaaaatgtaaaaaatcatgGGTGCATGGGTCCAAAGAcaatctagaccaggggtggctaactccagtcctcaagagccacaaacaggcttggttttcaggatatccataatgcactacatgaaatatatttgcatccCATGGAGGCACTGCCTcctaatctatctcatgcatattcatatgaatatcctgaaaacctggcctttttgtggctcttaagggctggagttggccaccctgatCTGGGACTTGACAACAAAGAAGCCTATGAAATAACTTGTTTTCCTTGCTTAGTTCCTGTGTCCAGCACTGTAAAACGGATCTTCTAGGCTTTGCAATAGATCTAGCCAAGACATGGAAGTGTCCCCACAAACTTTTTCAGACCCAGCTCCATCCCACCCTAAACATCTGGAAGGAGAAACTTCAGTAAACTAAAGGGAACGCTCTGAACTAGAACACACTTATTCTCATCCACTGTCAATTATTAAAAAGAATCTGCGGTTAATGAGATTATCCAAGTCATGTTTATTCCACTGGGGGCAAAGTGCACAGAATCCACAGGTGTATCCTGTAAATGTTCTTTTATTACTTTGTTCcagtatttctttttatttagttgatttatattccacctttccgacacattcaggtactgtaggtatttccctatgccCAGTGGGTTTACAATCCAAGaggctgattttaaaatgagcacgcaTGCACCCAGAAACGCAGGTATCGGCGCATAAGCGAggatacactggaatttttaattgtgtgcgcCCTTGCCTGCATTAGTATGTGCCTAATTGTAAGGGattacttgagcacagctagctcgcgtgtgtcttccataggaccttgaCCAACCACAagcatttgtgcaccttgtgctcgccgagccctgtgcgtgctgcccatttcctccgaggccgctccgaaatcggagcggcctcagagggaactttccttcagcctcccccaccttcccctctcttcccctacctaacccacccccgcccagccctatctacaccccccacctttatcgtgaaagttacacctgctccaagcaggcgtaactcgcgcgcgttGATTGACTGCCGCCACGCGATTCCCTGGCCTGgaagcgatttcggaggcctcggccacacccccgaaacgcccccaggccggcaccacgcccttgacacgcccccggaacaccccgaacgtcgcgccgcccccctgacacgccccccctcccccagaaaagccccgagacttacgcgcatcccggggcttgcacgtgccgccgagcctatgcaaaataggctcagcgtgcgcaggggggttttgaaagggttacgcgcataacttgtgcgtgtaacccttttaaaatctacctgtgtggatatcatgaaaatcaGGCCTAGTTGTGGCTCTCAacactggagttggccactcctgctttAATGCATCAGGCCCACAATGCACAGAATCCATGCTGGATTTAGGAACAAGCTACATTTTAGGGCATCATGTTATGAGGGgcctacaaaagaaaaaaattgctatATTTCAAGTTTGATCATGTTTTGGTAATGCTATGTGGCCTTTTAAATTTGACATATCTTACGGCTTCAGCATATCTTAATCCATCTTGCAAAGACTGAATTAGTACATTGTCACAACCATATATACAGTAACCTAAGCCAGATTAAACCATCATACCTGAAGATGCAGACCCGAAGCATTTCCTCACTTCTTTTTATCTCTAAAATGCTTTGTCATTAGAATGGCTTCTGATCATTGATATGTGAAAAGAAATGCATTGAAATCtgcctcttcctcatcttctcacTTTCACTGTATGatgctatttttattttgatgCATTTTACGTTACGCTTGCCATGCCCAGAGGAGTCAGTACCTGAATGATGActtgcaggggctgtctctccccaCTTTTGGTGTGGGTCACTCCTTCTGTATCATACATCGCAGTATAACAAGCCATTTGCGGGTCTCTGGCTTTCTCTTCCAAGGGGATGATTATTCCTCCGATATTCATAGTCCTGAAATACATGGCCTTGAAGAGCTCACCAGTCTGCACATCCCCAGCAAAGAAAAGACAATGCTGATCTGAATACACAGGAAGACACTGGCTATGCACATGTTTTACTTTCCTGTCTGAGGACACTGATCTGTTAAAGGTTATTTGCTTACATTGAAAACTAGAGggataagaaaatatttctattaCATCTACTGCAGGCCATTTACCAATGATTAATGAAATATGGCTACGGTACATTTATGCTGAAGCATTGTGACTAGAGCAGTATCATAATTTAGATACAGAAATTAacatttttggtttatttatgGAGATAGATAAATCTGGGATTTAGTTATCTAACAGGCATTTCAGTTCCGCAGTCCCACTGTGTCTTCTGTGCATTGCTTTCTACTGCCAAAGAACAGTTGTTTCTCTCATCCTTTgctttagattttatttattttattaaaatacttGTAAATTGCTTTTTCAGCTTTAAAGGGACCGCCCAAATCAGTGAACaataatagatttaaaaaaaaaaatgcaatacatCCAACAAACAGAAACAAACATGACACCTTATTAAGCCTAGGAACTACCACTCAAGGAGAAACAATGATACCCTCCCCATCATGTCTGCAGATGGTCAAATCtgtcagcaaaaaaaaatttgtcaagATTGTCATTAAATTCACTCCGACCTAGAGGACCAGATGCTAGGGAAGTCAATAGAAAGAGCTGGTCCTAAGAAGCCTGGTCTTTCTTCACTGCAGATTATAGCTTAGTCCTAAGGGAGAAAAGCAAGTGATTTGTAGGAAGCTGCTGGGATGTATGGACCCAGGGAGAACAAGGAAATGTAGAGCGTTTTTCCATTCAAGAAATAGATCAGTcaaccaaaatgaaacaaagaaaaaaagggaaaccagAACATCTGTCAGCCaggaaaaacaatatttaaacaagATGCCTAAAAAAATATAACGGAAACGAAGCCCAGAAAGGAAAAGCTAAGAAAACATTACTGTTATCAGTTCGGAAGATATAAAGCTTTCTTTTGTACTTACGTGGCTTGAACTGCTCCAGGTTTCAAAACAACCTCAATTTTATATTTAGCTCCTGTGAGCAATTTGATCGTTCTGTTCTGTCCAAATCTTTGGCCATCTACCTTGAAATAAACAGGTCCGTCGTTGGGCTGGATTTTTAACGAAACTGCTATTTTCACCAGGCTTGGAATCTCTCCCATCCTTTCGCAGGGGTGGCGTGCAGGGTGGTGAGAGAATCAGATCTGATCTGGAGCCGAGAGGCAGCGGCCGAGCAGGTCTAGGagtgacatccccccccccccactccctgtgGGACAGACGCATAGAGAGAGTGCGCTCCAAGCTGCAGTCAGAGGCGTTTCTAACCAGTTTCCTTGCTGCTAATCCTGGGCTGACTGTAACAATATAATctggcagggggagagggaaagctcTGATCCTTGCAGATTTAGCACAAGAGCACAGGAATAGGGActgaaaaagatgaaagggaCGCATACATAAGGGAGAAACTGATTCAAAGGGAATGAGAAGGCAAGACCAGTGGACTGCAAAAGCTGAGGAACTGTTTTAACAGATCTCTTTTAGTGTAAAGCAGCTTTGATTCCAATTATATTCCCTTCCTGTGATGAGGATGATGATGATTCTAAATATATAAGTAATCTTGACTTTGGAACAATATTTGCCAACCATTCAGGGCTGGATTAAGACATGCTGAGGCCCTGAACTATGTCCAGTTTAGGATGCTTGGTAGCATTACCAAAACATGTAAAACTTGCAATTTAGTGAAACTGCAGTTTATATGTCTTGTGTCTCAATCCAGCATTACTCTTCTGGAGAAAATAAAATCCAGAGAGTCCCAGGCATATTTAAGAATATTCTGCAGAATTTGCATATTTATGAAACTATTCATTACAGACTCTAGTGGGAGACTTTATCTACATGCAAGCCAATAAACTAAGTTTTTAACATTCTCTGATTGCATGCTATTCACTGGAAGTAAACAGTGTCCGGTTTGCCCTCTGGATAATTCCTGTACCACCAGGCCACTGTCTTGAAGGCCCTCCATGTTGCCTCCAGACTCCAAACACAACCTATGGCAGGGCGGGTTCTTCCATTAGTTTAACTAGTTGGTTGCCTCTCAGGACCCCATACTTTTAGGGGGAGAGGGCAGCAAAAAACTCAAGTTGCTGTCTACTCACCTTGAAGgcattaccagaaaagagaaggtAATGGATGCTGGGTAGATGTAGGggtggagacagagaggaagctgggtgGATGGAGGAGTTGTGGAGAGGAGGTGGTGGACAGgtgagggtggggaggaaagagagaggattCTGGTCAGGTGAGGTGTAGAGTGAGAGGATGCTGGGCATTGCAAAAAGGGGGTAGAGAGATGCCGTGCTGAGCAGGGAGTGAAGGAGAGAAAGAGCAGGATGCtggggggagaagaagagaaaatAGATGTTGGACAAAGGGACAGAGGAAAAAGATGCTGGGCACTGTGCACAGGGGTCAAAGGGAGGGGGATGCAGTATTTGGTAGAGGGTGAGAGCTGTCCCTCTTAGGCAGGTGAGTAAGGGGAGGTGCATGAGATTGAAGGCTCACCTAGGGCACATAATCCCCTTACACCCAATTATTTTACAGACACACATTTTACCATTCTCATTTTGTGCACAGCTGGACTTACTTTGTCCTTTTATGTACTGCACGAAACAATGTATAGTGACATATGTTTATCTCAATCTTTATTACATTGAAACAATTTACAAAAacagtatttaaatatttaacatatcACCCTCAGGAATATGCATCTAAAAAAGCATTCACCAACCCACACTCTACTCATATTTTTATTCGTTTGAAAAACGACAGATCcttcaatttttctttattttgtatgaTGTTTGTATGATGAATGAGTAGAGTGTGGGTTGGTGAATGCTTTTTTAGATGCATATTCCTGAGGGTgatatgttaaatatttaaatactgtTTTTGTAAATTGTTTCAATGTAATAAAGATTGAGATAAACATATGTCACTATACATTGTTTCGTGTTGACAACTTTGTGATATATAATTAAAGTGGCCAGAATCATTGTATCTTTTATGTACTGTGGCATAGTTGCCATCCTCTGATTAGTGTAGCCTTGCAGAGCAGGCCCTCATAACATTGGAGACAGACCCCCATCACCTAGAACATTTTTACGGACATGAAATTATATTTGTGgtcatataatttttttttttactatcagtACTTTTATTGACATTTAACAACCCTGTAAACTACAATCTAACCACCTAGCCACCTATTGCACTGTGAGCATAGTAAATTccagggatattttaaaaagaGCTTTTGTGATCTGTGTCATTTTGGATGGAGATTCCTGGCTCTTGTGTTAGGGtttattagtttaaaaaaaaccccccaaaactaccATTTGTGTTTCTGACTTGACATAAACAGGTTAACTTTAGAGCGTGGGCTCTTGAAGGGCATGGGAAGGAGACTATTCCATTTCTCTGCAAAAGACCGGAAACTTTCAGCTAAGAACTTATCTGTTGTAAGTGGAGTGCTACATCTTTGaatcaaaaaaagaaagaggaagagttgAGCCATTACACAACACttcttctgggggaattctgcgctactgcagagtgcaaaatttgcacagaattcccctcttgCGCAGAATTTGGAGCAAGCCCAGGGTGCCGTGAGCGGAGCCATCCTGCTCACGGCAAAGTTGGAACAGGCCCCAGCATTCTGTGAATAGAGTCCATCCCACTCACAGTGAAGATGTGAAAGACTCattgagagtgagtgagagagagcctgtgtgtagagatgtgggtgtatgtgagagagagagggagactgtgtgcAAGGGTgattgtgtcagagagagagagagagaaagcctatgTGAGAAGATTGTGAGgaagtgtgtatatgtatgagagactgGGATCTGGTATGTGTGAAAAGGggactgtgtgtgagtgtgtgtgtgtgtgtgtgtgtgtgtgtatgagggagttaGGTTGTGtatttgtttgtgagagagggatcctgtgtgaaggggtatgtgtttgtgtgtgtgtgtgtgggtatgtatgtttgtgtctgtgtgtttatatgggtgacagagagagggagcctgtgtgggtgagtGTGCAAAAGAAAGAGGGAACCTGTGAAAGGGagtatgtatgtaagagagagagagtaggaacctgtttgaggtgagggagtgtgtgcaagagagagagagggaggctgtgtGAAGGGGTTTGGAAGAGAGGGGctcagagggagcctgtgtgaagggcaatattgagagaggggtcaaactcagGGAGGTTGagcctggaggaggaggggagagatagtggagggtggaggagttgggggcctgagagggcaaagtgaaagggg from Rhinatrema bivittatum chromosome 3, aRhiBiv1.1, whole genome shotgun sequence includes these protein-coding regions:
- the CNRIP1 gene encoding CB1 cannabinoid receptor-interacting protein 1; translated protein: MGEIPSLVKIAVSLKIQPNDGPVYFKVDGQRFGQNRTIKLLTGAKYKIEVVLKPGAVQATTMNIGGIIIPLEEKARDPQMACYTAMYDTEGVTHTKSGERQPLQVIIQFNDIGSFETVWQVKFYNYHKRDHCQWGNSFSCIEYECKPNETRSLMWINKEMFH